From Pectinophora gossypiella chromosome 18, ilPecGoss1.1, whole genome shotgun sequence, one genomic window encodes:
- the LOC126375148 gene encoding autophagy-related protein 2 homolog A isoform X3, with product MLWYLPWSESIKKRACRYLLQRYLGNFLEEKLTLDQLSVDLYNGTGTVSDVSLDCEALNDLGDAQNWPLEIVDGHMQEITVTIPWSTLLKDDSIVEVNGLSLTVQPKVRAEPASSMLESMWSSMSSSMQLAEECLREEDGPQESHPVEGIEMFAHAIDSILSRVKVKFVNTKIRIEHVPKNCERGIALEIHIQNIDYFDEAGNEPTPDVTEPEKTKTYIVATYTNKKIKFHGVTLYTDEFPSKLRTMARSLIMEKSTTSQAEKTESSQIEMAEVNYQSAMSDVFYETRSVISTIEPDPIKEVIDEKPPTEFFREATPEERAIQPDPILFAKLTGQQELALKIKHTEEAEGPKVEVKMLLGSFIFFISPRQLHTLIELVNALNQPHLEDTSNIPLRPTGQNMQCKPMKRADFQLIEAQLLGNLEKETSRPAGMYGWSGPNFEDSDAESERFHPMTSAGQQMGESFCSSVSSMNTSMTSSTNAPSQTRIKRNKKVPHIEGDPTAEVSHISFRIASLSCVLLHKDILATTPMGADCISPSSAYRMQETSRNFFDNLLPYCISEGGGKEFQAANDALDKATGMNHLRLITSEMSLDGSEKLTSHGSQTVCEASIKHLLVRETLYAPIEDGKPESFDLIRFESNDDENKRSAPRANVRINFKQTSKYMRISGEKKLLYPTTDITVKCTPLVLDVELTVLDRMCATFFNGPPARTSHAPPPPQNQLNFSLLCPELKAVLRFPIADLRAGITRETRRVRPDYLVFQFKNTTFSSQQTPSARPLPTVVTLKATSLDLYYHENDELPATHIARSAMADPMESDVLKGNVIGSLPTISITFQPKKSNKGPFDQLDDEPTFEPASVNPMTTSMYIMNNLQSSQPSPFSGKKTAHQSFTQHENSPQGQEEELIVPGNEEEMAEFTSSSVERSAIHLDFNLPVLSLQLESKQLYEIIYNRINSDLLLWEPQIIDQFEISPLMSGTIYPAFGMCKGSGYESESESSSSEEENLYYSTYDNKLKKGLAAKSVPEKKDEHNFCLTMKVGKGLLTIYAPVRDSNKRVVPGQMGELVLEAHKLSMCQVSGLYGRPKTAQLCLRAGKTTLYHDSLITIPSEKPSLRLYGTALPTNLKSTIYPSGKGVAVKERLATKDMFSLALRVDPDNETPSLKTICIALGIEQATLRHRGDKGIAWLTQLMDVIDVLDYPVPGYTPSTVLSELHVHLWDCAIDYRPLYLPIRTVITLGNFTVSSNLIAATNTSCLRFLAQECTLFLSHLQGTKSNTTVPQDDDKLPDVHKDYICVVDVGLFELSLRMEDKATCTNEQPQVDLSASNNMVTLYTCWDSASALCRLLTYVASDGDSQPPYDPASRHTSICEEPPLEPLVGLEDRPVEEIRELSPSEIQQVNDLMAEALKESPNNTLDEDELNSSTEKEGVEIFFFPDESNMRRRQTSSEAIDTAGDVDKLVDFDDSGRATEEESKPTNAQVAKDLGDLTSTPKASPRKPKRKKQKSSGDGSNTDDEYCIIDTQPHSNLDNDLDEPVVNWIGPGPVYMFDNHFTVPAARTDVLKAPKSFPLPMLRYTLCEMSITWNMFGGTDFKPTADSAPDKKRVTIESDARKQASPSAKHKEYEPYESGRALTAAYRQGVSWSAGSERVRPGPRAPPKSRDLRTRGGPLRDHHTCVKLCLSKLKFQHEVYPQGGTHASRQTLAVSKIEVLDRLVCSDINKLLSQYKLKDEPERKNAHMLIVKAVHLRPLASLSAQECCLKVALLPLRFNLDQDTLAFLVGFFSKLGTDESNDDDTKSVGGLSTESSGSRQTTPTHRVPVMSIAPHLRDPPPTPTSLGDADALSLNDAVIRDEEPLMETYEAERLVSENLIQLEEDFHRLGISQEKPYEKAKLPDNEPIDDSPIYFRRVVFSPEVPIRLDYVGKRVDLSAGPVAGLLMGLGQLNCSELTLKRLDYRLGLLGLEKLVQWALHEWLSDIKRHQLPGLLSGIGPMHSLLQLITGIRDLVWLPVEQWRRDGRLVHGLRRGAASFTARTAVAALDITTRILHLIQATAETAFDMLTPSPTLALQDAYKRRERRRRRRHDPARHPTDIREGVASAYNTVREGFAETAATMALAARCESGVGVLRHLPGAAVAPLALAAAGAADVLGGVRAHLAPHAARDTADKWRADTQT from the exons CTTCGTCAATGCTGGAGTCGATGTGGTCGTCCATGTCATCGTCCATGCAGCTAGCTGAGGAGTGTCTCCGTGAAGAGGACGGCCCTCAGGAGTCACATCCAGTTGAGGGCATTGAGATGTTTGCACATGCTATAGATTCAa ttctTAGCAGGGTCAAAGTGAAATTCGTCAACACAAAAATAAGAATAGAACATGTTCCTAAAAACTGTGAAAGAGGCATCGCACTAGAGATTCatatacaaaa TATCGACTACTTCGACGAAGCGGGCAACGAACCGACACCAGACGTGACAGAACCagagaaaacaaaaacatacattgtCGCCACATACACAAACAAAAAGATCAAATTCCATGGCGTCACATTATACACGGACGAGTTTCCGTCCAAACTGCGAACGATGGCGAGAAGTCTTATCATGGAGAAATCCACAACCTCGCAAGCGGAAAAGACTGAATCCTCCCAAATTGAAATGgctgaggtgaattaccaaagtGCAATGTCGGATGTGTTCTATGAAACTAGGAGCGTTATATCGACTATTGAACCTGATCCTATTAAGGAAGTGATTGATGAGAAACCTCCAACGGAGTTTTTTAGAGAGGCTACCCCAGAGGAGCGAGCGATCCAACCGGATCCTATACTATTTGCTAAGCTAACTGGGCAGCAGGAGTTAGCACTGAAGATTAAACATACAGAGGAAGCGGAAGGGCCAAAAGTGGAAGTGAAGATGTTGCTCGGGTCCTTCATATTCTTCATATCGCCGCGGCAGCTGCACACGTTGATTGAACTGGTGAACGCCCTGAATCAACCACACCTAGAAGACACcag CAACATCCCCCTCCGTCCGACCGGTCAGAACATGCAGTGCAAGCCGATGAAGCGCGCAGACTTCCAGCTCATAGAGGCGCAGTTGCTAGGCAACCTGGAGAAGGAAACCTCGCGCCCCGCAGGCATGTACGGCTGGTCCGGTCCCAACTTTG AAGACAGCGACGCAGAGAGCGAGAGGTTCCACCCGATGACGTCAGCGGGCCAGCAGATGGGCGAGAGCTTCTGCTCGTCTGTGAGCTCCATGAACACCAGCATGACGTCCAGCACGAACGCGCCCTCGCAGACGCGGATCAAGCGGAACAAGAAAG TGCCCCATATAGAAGGCGATCCGACAGCAGAAGTGTCACATATCAGCTTCAGAATAGCTTCGCTATCCTGCGTTCTGCTGCACAAG GATATCCTAGCAACCACGCCAATGGGTGCAGACTGCATATCCCCATCCAGCGCATACCGCATGCAGGAGACTTCTAGAAACTTCTTCGACAACCTGCTGCCGTACTGCATCAGCGAGGGAGGGGGGAAGGAGTTCCAGGCTGCTAACGACGCCCTGGACAAGGCTACCGGGATGAACCACTTGAG ACTAATAACGTCAGAGATGTCACTAGACGGCAGCGAGAAGTTGACGTCACACGGCAGCCAGACCGTCTGCGAAGCCTCCATCAAACACCTGCTGGTCAGGGAAACTTTGTACGCGCCGATAGAAGACGGCAAGCCGGAGAGCTTCGACCTAATACGGTTCGAGTCTAATG ACGATGAGAACAAGCGATCCGCGCCACGAGCAAACGTCAGGATCAACTTCAAGCAGACATCCAAATACATGCGGATATCTGGAGAGAAGAAACTCCTGTATCCCACTACGGACATTAC GGTAAAGTGCACGCCGCTGGTGCTGGACGTGGAGCTGACGGTGCTAGACCGCATGTGCGCGACGTTCTTCAACGGGCCGCCGGCGCGTACGTCccacgcgccgccgccgccccagAACCAGCTCAACTTCTCGCTGCTCTGCCCCGAACTGAAGGCCGTACTCAG GTTCCCCATAGCAGACCTGCGTGCCGGCATCACCCGTGAGACCCGGCGCGTGAGACCAGACTACCTGGTGTTCCAGTTCAAGAACACCACATTCAGCTCACAACAGACTCCGAGCGCCAGGCCCCTGCCCACCGTGGTCACTTTGAAGGCTACCTCTCTGGACTTGTACTATCAT GAAAATGATGAGTTGCCCGCTACCCACATAGCTAGGAGTGCGATGGCGGACCCAATGGAAAGTGACGTGCTCAAGGGCAACGTCATCGGATCCTTGCCTAC GATCTCAATAACATTCCAACCGAAAAAGTCAAACAAGGGCCCGTTCGACCAGTTGGACGACGAACCAACCTTCGAGCCGGCGTCTGTCAACCCGATGACAACCTCCATGTACATCATGAACAACCTGCAGAGCTCGCAGCCCAGCCCGTTCAGCGGCAAGAAGACTGCTCACCAGAGCTTCACGCAGCATGAGAATAGTCCGCAAG GTCAAGAGGAAGAGTTAATAGTACCAGGAAATGAGGAAGAGATGGCGGAGTTTACCAGCAGCTCGGTGGAACGTTCGGCTATACACCTCGACTTCAACTTGCCCGTACTGAGCTTACAACTAGA ATCAAAGCAGCTATACGAGATAATCTACAATCGAATCAACTCCGATCTGTTGCTGTGGGAGCCACAGATCATAGATCAGTTCGAAATCAGTCCACTCATGAGTGGCACCATTTACCCCGCCTTTGGAATGTGCAAAGGCAGTGGATATG AGTCAGAATCGGAGTCCTCGTCATCTGAGGAAGAGAACCTCTACTACTCGACGTACGACAACAAGCTGAAAAAGGGTCTTGCCGCTAAGTCTGTCCCGGAGAAGAAGGACGAACATAACTTCTGTCTCACTATGAAAGTTGGGAAGGGATTGCTGACTATCTACGCTCCTGTTAGG GACAGCAACAAACGCGTGGTCCCAGGTCAGATGGGCGAGCTGGTCCTGGAAGCACACAAGCTGTCCATGTGTCAGGTTAGCGGGCTGTACGGACGCCCGAAGACCGCCCAGCTGTGTCTGCGCGCTGGAAAGACCACGCTGTACCACGACT CTCTTATAACAATCCCGTCTGAGAAGCCGTCCCTCCGATTATACGGCACGGCTCTGCCAACCAATCTGAAGAGCACCATCTACCCGTCGGGCAAGGGAGTTGCCGTGAAGGAGCGACTCGCTACCAAAGACATGTTCTCTCTCGCTCTCAGGGTCGACCCGGACAATGAAACGCCTAGCTTGAAG ACAATCTGCATAGCTCTGGGCATAGAGCAAGCGACGCTCCGCCACAGAGGCGACAAGGGCATCGCGTGGCTCACACAGCTGATGGACGTAATCGACGTTCTGGACTACCCCGTGCCCGGGTACACACCCTCCACCGTGCTCTCCGAGCTGCACGTGCATCTATGGGACTGCGCTATTGATTACAG GCCGCTCTACCTACCAATCCGAACAGTCATCACTCTTGGCAACTTCACGGTTTCAAGCAACCTGATCGCTGCTACAAACACCTCCTGCCTCCGCTTCTTAGCTCAGGAGTGCACACTGTTCCTGTCTCATCTGCAAGGCACTAAGTCCAACACGACGGTACCCCAGGATGACGACAAACTGCCCGATGTTCATAAGGACTATATCTGCGTGGTCGATGTTGGGTTGTTTGAGCTGTCCCTTAGGATGGAGGATAAAGCTACTTGT ACAAACGAACAACCGCAAGTGGACCTAAGCGCGTCCAACAACATGGTGACGCTGTACACATGTTGGGACTCCGCGTCGGCGCTGTGTCGCCTGCTGACGTACGTGGCCTCGGACGGGGATTCCCAGCCGCCGTACGACCCCGCCTCCAGGCACACTAGTATCTGTGAGGAGCCGCCCCTGGAACCCCTAGTGG GCCTGGAAGATCGACCAGTCGAAGAAATAAGAGAACTTTCCCCAAGCGAAATTCAACAGGTTAACGACCTTATGGCTGAGGCTTTGAAAGAGAGCCCTAACAACACAT TGGACGAAGACGAACTAAACAGCTCAACAGAGAAAGAAGGGGTAGAGATATTCTTCTTTCCAGACGAGTCTAACATGAGACGTCGTCAAACGTCTTCAGAAGCGATAGATACGGCAGGTGACGTGGACAAACTGGTAGATTTCGATGACTCTGGCAGGGCCACTGAGGAGGAGTCCAAGCCTACTAATGCTCAAGTGGCTAAAGATCTAGGAGACCTGACTTCGACTCCTAAAGCTTCACCAAGGAAACCGAAGAGGAAGAAG CAGAAATCAAGCGGCGACGGCAGCAATACGGACGACGAGTATTGCATCATAGACACACAGCCACACTCGAACCTGGACAACGACCTGGACGAGCCTGTGGTGAACTGGATCGGCCCCGGCCCCGTGTATATGTTCGACAACCATTTCACTGTGCCTGCCGCAAGGACAGACGTCTTGAAGGCGCCTAAGAGCTTCCCACTGCCTATGCTTAG ATATACCTTATGTGAGATGAGCATAACATGGAACATGTTCGGCGGCACGGACTTCAAGCCGACTGCCGATTCGGCGCCCGACAAGAAACGTGTCACCATTGAAAGTGACGCAAGGAAGCAAGCCTCCCCTAGTGCCAA ACACAAAGAATACGAGCCGTACGAGTCGGGGCGCGCGTTGACAGCGGCGTACAGGCAGGGGGTCAGCTGGTCCGCGGGATCGGAGCGGGTGAGGCCCGGTCCTCGTGCTCCGCCCAAGTCGCGCGACCTGCGTACCAGAGGCGGACCACTGAGAGACCACCACACTTGTGTCAAGCTGTGTCTTAGCAAG TTGAAGTTCCAACACGAAGTGTACCCCCAGGGCGGCACGCACGCGTCTCGGCAGACGCTGGCTGTCAGCAAGATAGAAGTGCTGGACAGGCTGGTCTGCAGTGACATCAACAAGCTGCTCAGCCAGTACAAACTCAAGGATGAACCGGAGAGGAAGAATGCGCATATG CTGATAGTAAAAGCGGTACACCTTCGTCCGCTCGCGTCGCTCAGCGCCCAGGAGTGTTGTCTGAAGGTGGCTCTACTGCCGCTGCGGTTCAACCTGGATCAGGACACGCTGGCGTTCCTCGTCGGATTCTTCTCCAAACTCGGCACTGACGAGTCTAATG ACGACGACACAAAGAGCGTGGGCGGGCTATCCACCGAGTCGAGCGGGTCCCGGCAGACCACGCCCACACACCGCGTGCCCGTCATGAGCATCGCGCCGCACCTGCGCGACCCACCGCCCACGCCCACCTCGCTGGGCGACGCCGACGCTCTGTCACTGAACGATGCTG TGATCCGCGACGAAGAACCTTTAATGGAGACATACGAAGCCGAGCGGCTGGTGTCAGAGAACCTGATCCAGCTGGAGGAAGACTTCCACCGTCTCGGCATCAGCCAGGAGAAGCCGTATGAGAAAGCCAAGCTGCCCGACAATGAGCCGATAGATGACTCGCCCATTTACTTCAG AAGAGTAGTATTCTCCCCGGAGGTGCCGATCCGGCTGGACTACGTGGGAAAGCGCGTGGACCTGTCAGCAGGTCCCGTCGCAGGCTTACTAATGGGGCTCGGACAACTCAACTGTTCTGAACTCACACTCAAACGACTTGACTATCG GCTGGGTCTCCTTGGGCTAGAGAAGCTGGTGCAATGGGCGTTGCACGAGTGGCTGTCAGACATCAAGCGGCACCAGCTGCCGGGGCTGCTCAGCGGCATCGGACCCATGCACTCTCTGCTGCAACTCA TAACCGGCATCAGGGACCTGGTTTGGTTACCAGTAGAGCAGTGGCGGCGCGACGGGCGCCTGGTGCATGGTCTGCGACGCGGCGCCGCCTCCTTCACCGCTCGCACCGCCGTCGCCGCGCTCGACATCACCACCAGAATCCTGCACCTCATACAG GCGACAGCAGAAACAGCGTTCGACATGCTGACTCCGAGTCCGACACTAGCGCTACAAGACGCATACAAGCGTCGcgagcgccgccgccgccgcagacACGACCCCGCCAGGCATCCCACCGACATCCGAGAGGGGGTTGCTAGTGCCTACAACACTGTTAGAGAG GGTTTCGCCGAAACAGCAGCAACAATGGCGCTGGCAGCGCGCTGCGAGAGCGGCGTGGGTGTCCTGCGCCACCTGCCGGGCGCCGCCGTGGCTCCGCTGGCGCtggccgccgccggcgccgccgacGTCCTGGGCGGCGTGAGGGCGCACCTCGCGCCGCACGCCGCTAGAGATACTGCTGATAAATGGCGCGCTGACACGCAGACTTAG